GTCTCCGTCATTGTTTGCAGATGCTGTGTGGGTTCGCTTCTGGAGAGGGGCGTTCGGGGAATCTCGTTCCCTCGATCGCCCTCTTCAGCCGCCTCGGGCGCCGCCGGCGCCGGACAGGCGCTACGCGCGGCCGGGGAAGAAGATCTTCACCTCGCGGTCGGCGGACTCCTCGGAGTCGGAAGCGTGGATCAGGTTCTCGCGGACGATCACGCCGAAGTCGCCGCGGATCGAGCCGGGGGCGGCGGCGATCGGGTCGGTCGGACCGGCCAGCGCGCGTACGCCCTCGATGACCCGGTCGCCCTCGACGATCAGCGCGACGACGGGACCGGAGGCCATGAACTCCACCAGCGGCTCGTAGAAGACCTTGCCCTTGTGCTCGCCGTAGTGCTGCTCCAGCGTGTCCTGGTCCAGGGTGCGCAGCTCCAGCGCGGTGATCTGCCAGCCGGCCTTGCGCTCGATACGGCTGATGATCTCGCCGGTCAGGCCGCGACGGACGGCGTCGGGCTTGAGCAGGACGAGGGTGCGCTGGCTCACGAGGGGACTCCTTCAACTGCCGGTGTGCGGTGGGACGAGATTACAGGGCCCGTCCCGGCACTTGTCACACAGCGTCAGCAGTATCGGCGGACGACCCCGCGGGAGACGCGGGGGACGCGGCGGCCTGTGCGGCGAAACGGGCCTTCGCCTCGTCGATCTTCTTGCCGTAGTGCACCGACGCCCACCACAGGGCCCCGAAGAGGACCCCCATGAAGAACATGGTCGGGACGAAGAAGCCGGACGCGACGAGGGCGATCTGCAGGGCCCAGCCGAGGGCGACGCCCCCGGGCCGGGTGACCACGCCGCACAGCAGCACGCTGAGGAACATCGCGACGCCGCACACCGTCCACACCGTGGACGTGGACAGGTCGGGGTCCTTCATGGCGACCAGACCGGCGAAGCCGATGACGAAGAACTCGCCGATCAGGGTCGAGGAGCAGAGCGTACGCATGGGGAGACCTCAGCCCTTCCCGAGGAGAAGTCGGGCCTCGCCGACGGTGATGACGGAACCGGTGACCAGCACGCCGCCGCCGGTGAACTCCCCGTCCTCCTCGGCGAGCGTGATCGCCGCCTCCAGGGCGTCCGGCAGCCGCGGCTCGACCTGGACGCGGTCGTCGCCGAACACCTCGACGGCGATCGCGGCGAGCTCGTCGGCGTCCATCGCGCGCGGGGTGGAGTTCTGGGTGACGACGACCTCGGCGAAGAGCGGCTCGAAGGCCTCCAGCAGGCCTCTGACGTCCTTGTCGCCGCTCGCGCCCACGACCCCGATGAGCCGGCTGAAGTCGAAGGCCTCGCCGACGGCCTCGGCGGTGGCGCGGGCTCCCGCCGGGTTGTGGGCCGCGTCCAGCACGACGGTGGGCGAGCGCCGTACGACCTCGAGGCGGCCCGGCGAGGACACGGCGGCGAAGGCCTTGCGGACCGTGTCGACGGCGAGCGGCTCGGGCCGCTGGGAGCCGACGCCGAAGAACGCCTCGACGGCGGCGAGCGCCACGGCCGCGTTGTGGGCCTGGTAGGCGCCGTGCAGCGGGAGATACACCTCGGGGTACTCTCCGCCCAGCCCGCGCAGGGTGACCACCTGGCCGCCG
This window of the Streptomyces sp. NBC_01275 genome carries:
- the ndk gene encoding nucleoside-diphosphate kinase, encoding MSQRTLVLLKPDAVRRGLTGEIISRIERKAGWQITALELRTLDQDTLEQHYGEHKGKVFYEPLVEFMASGPVVALIVEGDRVIEGVRALAGPTDPIAAAPGSIRGDFGVIVRENLIHASDSEESADREVKIFFPGRA
- a CDS encoding DUF4233 domain-containing protein, which translates into the protein MRTLCSSTLIGEFFVIGFAGLVAMKDPDLSTSTVWTVCGVAMFLSVLLCGVVTRPGGVALGWALQIALVASGFFVPTMFFMGVLFGALWWASVHYGKKIDEAKARFAAQAAASPASPAGSSADTADAV